GAAAGTTTtgattgtaaaaaaaataaaaaataaataagaaaactatttaaaacatagAAAGATAACTATATCAGAATAAAATACTAAGATGACAATTAATTTGCTTCATTTACAAGCTTGTATTAGGAATTCTCTATGCCAACCACTCCACTACGTTTGTGAGTAGAGCTTGCTTGATCaatacaaacaacaaaaagatgaatttataattatatattatactatataataaaatacaagTCACAAAAGCATATGTTTGGAATAAATTATTGTTATGAACTTGGAtagtttcattctttttgaCGGCAAATAgttatcattcattttttgtATCATTCAGTCTTTAATGGTTCCAGGTAAGTTGCAAAAGAAGTAAGCAATATTCATGTATTCTCTAGAGATTTTTGACGGCAAAATAgtatcattcattttctttaaagaCTACAATTTGATTAGATATTAATAGATTAAATGGagtagtagtttttttttcaaagatgATTTTAACTAAAgattattcttttcattttgattgttttatttgtatagCTCAAAACTTTGTATATAAAACATCCTTCTTGATTAGTAAATTTCgcatttcaacaaaaatggaATAATGTTGTGCGACGATTAAATGGAATAgttaaaatgattaaagaaaTGACACTCGTTGAGCCATGAGATTGATGATTAGTTGATTACCACCAACGTGTACGGTGTGGATCTACTGCATACGTGCAAAATGTTTTCCATGATTTTTCATAATGGTGTTTCTTTATGAGTTTATATATCAGTAACTAGAATTCAcaacccaaaataaaattcatatgGAAAGTCCatgttaaaatttttgttagtGAAATGGTGAAAAAGGTACTACTAGTAaacttcatattttatttccctttttaaaaaagtagaATAAGTTAACTAAAACAACTTTTAAAAGTGGCAATTACATTAggccaatttttttaaaaatgtattgaGACATAtagctaaaacaaaatttgttacaaaaaaaacacactcaCACATCGAAAAAGCTGGATTTTTTCAATCACATGATTGAAGGAGCTCTGGGTTCCACATTCagtaaaatttttaaaaagataaaaagtaaTTTCTGATTCAGTGTTTTCTTAATTGGGCTTAATTTATGACCCATGGGCTTAATAATTCGGTACGATCATAATATAGAACCGTTTAGAACCGGGAATTGATTTCATCGgttcaacaaaacataaaaggtcaaaaaccaaaagaacgTACCTTCTTCTTCGACACTAGTTCCTCCGATCAGCGAATCTCgaagaaagagattgaaacTAAACTGTTGAAATTTTCCGACAATAAACTTATCTCTTTTCCTCATTCAATCCTAGAGACCAAAAAGcttaaaagcaaaaaagaacaCAAGGAAATTTACTCAGAGGTAATCGTCGTCGGAGccaggaggaagaggagggaTGGGAGAGGTCTGGACATGGATTATTTCATTCTTAATCCTTATCACTCTTCTCGGACTCATCGTCTATCAGGTTCGATCTGATTCCCActttggacaaaaaaaaaaacctaaaactgTTTACTTTGGTTCCATCGACTCTTCTTGCTTGTTGTATTTGAATAAACTCTGCTTAGGCTTATTCGATCACTGTATTGAACTAAATTTAGTGTTTTGTGTTCTTTCAATCATAAATCGTTTATAAGAAATGTTTCTAAGTTTTGGGAATGTGATAAAGTTAGTaactttagggtttctttatataataactaGTTAATCTGTCAACtagaaacaattttgtttcttaaattcTTCAATTGCTTCTTGATATATGTGTATTGAATCTGTAGATGTTATCTTCTCAGTTTATATCAATCCAGCAAGTATCTGTGAGTGTGTACAAGTGTGTGTGCTCACGGGTATTAGAGTTTACTTCTTAATGTTTCTGGATTAGTAAGCTCTGATTTGGTATCTGTAGAGTTGATCTATAATGTTTTGAGTAATGAGATTCATAATAACCAGATATTTTATAGGAGAGTCTTGATCATATGTCTCTGCTATTTTGCTTTGCTTGTGTCCTTGTACCGAAACTGACGGTGCTTATTGATATGATATTTTGTTGCAGCTTATTAGTTTGGCTGATCTCGAGTTTGATTATATCAACCCTTACGACTCTGCATCAAGAATAAACTTTGTGGTATTACCAGAATCCATTCTTCAAGGATTTTTATGCGTATTTTACCTCGTAACGGGTCATTGGTTCATGGCACTCCTTTGCGTTCCTTATCTCTACTACAATTTCCATCTGtgagtctctcttttttaaacAATCTTGGATCAAGTTTAACATCCAACGGCAAGCTGATTTTGATAATGAGTATATCATTCTTTCCTGTTATTAAAGGTACTCTCGAAAACAACATTTGATAGACGTGACAGAGATCTTCAACTTGCTTGATtgggaaaagaagaaacgacTCTTCAAGCTCGCTTACATTATCctcactctctttctcaccATTTTCTGGTAACTAGACCTTTCACTGTCTTTACTCAATCCTAAACTCGTACCAAAACATTGAAAACTTATGTTGCAACTTCGTTACAGGTTAATCTATTCAACACTTGATGATTACGAGGACTGAATCACGCTTGAAGATACACCCCTGTGACAGGCGACAACAAACGGTTTGGTCAAACCCCTCTCTTAGTACTTGACACCGCGCTTGATACAATGGCATGAGAAGGAAGGCTTTTAGGTTATGTAAGTTAATTAATGTGGCATTAGAGAGCTGTGTAAACCAGATTTTATAGTCATTAGAATTTCATTGTGGATCTTTGTGGTGAAGCCAAGCAGTGAATTGTTAACCATGATTGGAACCCTCTAACTAAGTCAGAaggttttactttttattttagctgcaaaattatttattagtatataaataaattggtAAATTCTCCAAATTGTAGTGAAGAAGCCAGAAGGATTTATCTTTATCATCGTGGTGAGTTCTTTCTCTAGATTTTTTATCCTCCTCCGAATCGAAATTCTCTATGATTTTAAGATCGTCGTTGGATTCTGAAACTCTTTAACTTTGATTTCTACTTAAAACCCTAACTAATGTTTTGACgactggaaaaaaaaaaccaaatctcgttcactcttttgtttttttgttttgttctgaaTTTCGTGTGGAATCTGTGGACGTAAACGCGGAACAAACATAGATTTGTTGGTGATGTAAATTGCAAAGATTGTTACTCAGTAATGAATCTTCTTCGCATATGTTATATTGTTTCGTAAGAGGATTAAGATGACAATAGcattagggtttatataatagagtaaaaacaaaattaagcaCAATGTTAACTAGTAATGTAAATTGTTGTTAATTTGAGCTACGATTAGTGTCAATAAACATCAATAAACATAGTTACCGAGCTTTGACtgaattttgagaatttttgagtgttgttgtttactgcaGTTTTAGTCATGTTCTTGAATACACTCTGgtttcagtttcttctctgcttcaaTGGTTAAACTCCATTGTTAGTTTTGATCTACGATCAGTTTTTCGATTAAAGCACAAGTAAACCGAGCTTTTGATTTGAGTCCAATGGCTGAAGACTCTCTTTATGATGTTAAAAAACGATGTTGTTTACAGTTTTGGTGATTCAAgatttctaatgttttttgaATGTGTTATTGTTTCAGGTTCTTTGCTTTAAGATTCAATGGTTAACTCAATCAAAGGAGTCTTCATCTCATGGTACATTACATAACCTTTCTTGTTAATATACTCTGTCGAGAAATCGtatcttttatctttgttttttttgttcttatagtGATGTTCCCATGGCACAGTTCATTGCACATTTGAACAATT
This sequence is a window from Arabidopsis thaliana chromosome 1 sequence. Protein-coding genes within it:
- a CDS encoding Cornichon family protein (Cornichon family protein; FUNCTIONS IN: molecular_function unknown; INVOLVED IN: intracellular signaling pathway; LOCATED IN: endomembrane system, membrane; EXPRESSED IN: 23 plant structures; EXPRESSED DURING: 13 growth stages; CONTAINS InterPro DOMAIN/s: Cornichon (InterPro:IPR003377); BEST Arabidopsis thaliana protein match is: Cornichon family protein (TAIR:AT1G12390.1); Has 615 Blast hits to 615 proteins in 179 species: Archae - 0; Bacteria - 0; Metazoa - 316; Fungi - 159; Plants - 94; Viruses - 0; Other Eukaryotes - 46 (source: NCBI BLink).), whose protein sequence is MGEVWTWIISFLILITLLGLIVYQLISLADLEFDYINPYDSASRINFVVLPESILQGFLCVFYLVTGHWFMALLCVPYLYYNFHLYSRKQHLIDVTEIFNLLDWEKKKRLFKLAYIILTLFLTIFWLIYSTLDDYED
- a CDS encoding Cornichon family protein (Cornichon family protein; FUNCTIONS IN: molecular_function unknown; LOCATED IN: endomembrane system, membrane; EXPRESSED IN: 23 plant structures; EXPRESSED DURING: 13 growth stages; Has 30201 Blast hits to 17322 proteins in 780 species: Archae - 12; Bacteria - 1396; Metazoa - 17338; Fungi - 3422; Plants - 5037; Viruses - 0; Other Eukaryotes - 2996 (source: NCBI BLink).), with translation MGEVWTWIISFLILITLLGLIVYQVLCFKIQWLTQSKESSSHGTLHNLSC